One region of Miscanthus floridulus cultivar M001 chromosome 19, ASM1932011v1, whole genome shotgun sequence genomic DNA includes:
- the LOC136527345 gene encoding serine/threonine protein phosphatase 2A 55 kDa regulatory subunit B alpha isoform-like isoform X1 → MDPPGPGDEGEATQPQPLEWRFAQVFGERAAGEDVQEVDIISAIEFDKSGDHLATGDKGGRVVLFERTDARDQNASRRELERQDVPVTRHPEFRYKTEFQSHEPEFDYLKSLEIEEKINKIKWCQTANNALSLLSTNDKTIKYWKVQEKKVKRVAVMNLDSSQNVGSSTTAIASTSSYKAPLPNGGCSDKFDCVNNDLSFPPGGYPSLRLPVVTSLEANPVARCRRVFAHAHDYHINSISNNSDGETFISADDLRINLWNLEINSQSFNIVDVKPTNMEDLTEVITCAEFHPSHCNTLAYSSSKGSIRLIDLRQSALCDNHSKIFEEHEAPGSRSFFTEIIASISDLKFSRNGRYILSRDYMTLKLWDLNMNSGPVSTFQVHEHLRPKLCDLYENDSIFDKFECCLSGDGLRVATGSYGNIFRVFGCTPGSMEATTLEASRNPMRRQIENPARPTRTLASFTCGVRRGGENQGVDANGNSFDFSTKLLHLAWHPTENSIACAAANSLYMYYA, encoded by the exons ATGGATCCCCCAGGCCCCGGCGACGAAGGCGAGGCGACGCAGCCGCAGCCGCTGGAGTGGCGGTTCGCCCAGGTCTTCGGCGAGCGTGCCGCGGGCGAGGACGTCCAGGAAG TTGACATCATCTCTGCAATTGAATTTGATAAATCTGGTGATCATCTTGCCACTGGTGATAAAGGAGGACGCGTGGTTTTATTTGAAAGGACAGATGCACGGGAT CAGAATGCCAGCCGGAGAGAACTGGAGAGACAAGATGTTCCAGTTACTAGACACCCAGAGTTCCGCTACAAAACAGAATTTCAGAGTCATGAACCTGAG TTTGACTACCTGAAAAGTTTGGAAATAGAGGAAAAGATCAACAAGATTAAGTGGTGCCAGACAGCCAACAATGCTCTATCCCTTTTGTCTACAAatgataaaacaataaaatactggAAG GTTCAAGAGAAGAAAGTAAAACGAGTTGCAGTAATGAATTTGGACAGTTCCCAAAATGTAGGAAGTAGTACCACTGCTATTGCAAGTACCAGTAGTTATAAGGCACCTCTTCCAAATGGTGGATGCTCTGATAAGTTTGATTGTGTGAATAATGATCTCTCCTTTCCACCTGGAGGCTACCCATCACTGCGTTTGCCAGTG GTTACCAGTCTAGAAGCAAACCCTGTTGCTAGATGTCGACGTGTATTTGCTCACGCACACGATTACCATATAAATTCTATTTCAAATAATAG TGATGGTGAGACATTCATATCAGCAGATGATCTCCGAATAAATTTATGGAACTTGGAAATAAACAGCCAGAGCTTTAACATTGTTGATGTGAAGCCTACAAACATGGAAGATCTAACAG AGGTGATTACATGTGCGGAGTTCCATCCATCCCATTGTAATACACTGGCCTATAGTAGTTCAAAGGGTTCTATCCGCCTTATTGATCTACGTCAATCAGCACTGTGTGACAACCATTCCAAAAT ATTTGAGGAACATGAAGCACCTGGATCAAGATCCTTCTTTACGGAAATTATTGCATCAATTTCTGATTTAAAGTTTTCAAGGAATGGTAGATATATTCTTAGCCGTGATTATATGACTCTCAAG CTATGGGATCTAAACATGAATTCAGGCCCTGTTTCAACCTTCCAAGTCCATGAACATTTGAGACCTAAG CTCTGCGATCTGTATGAGAATGACTCAATTTTCGACAAGTTTGAGTGTTGTCTTAGTGGGGATGGACTTCGTGTTGCAACTGGTTCTTATGG TAATATATTTCGTGTTTTTGGTTGTACTCCTGGAAGCATGGAGGCAACAACTTTGGAAGCAAGTAGGAATCCAATGAG GCGTCAGATTGAAAATCCAGCAAGGCCCACACGGACACTAGCTTCTTTTACCTGTGGTGTCCGGAGAG GTGGAGAAAATCAAGGCGTTGATGCTAATGGGAATTCATTTGACTTCTCAACAAAGCTGCTCCACCTCGCATGGCACCCGACCGAGAATTCCATTGCATGTGCTGCTGCAAATAGCTTGTATATGTATTATGCGTAG
- the LOC136527345 gene encoding serine/threonine protein phosphatase 2A 55 kDa regulatory subunit B alpha isoform-like isoform X2: MDPPGPGDEGEATQPQPLEWRFAQVFGERAAGEDVQEVDIISAIEFDKSGDHLATGDKGGRVVLFERTDARDNASRRELERQDVPVTRHPEFRYKTEFQSHEPEFDYLKSLEIEEKINKIKWCQTANNALSLLSTNDKTIKYWKVQEKKVKRVAVMNLDSSQNVGSSTTAIASTSSYKAPLPNGGCSDKFDCVNNDLSFPPGGYPSLRLPVVTSLEANPVARCRRVFAHAHDYHINSISNNSDGETFISADDLRINLWNLEINSQSFNIVDVKPTNMEDLTEVITCAEFHPSHCNTLAYSSSKGSIRLIDLRQSALCDNHSKIFEEHEAPGSRSFFTEIIASISDLKFSRNGRYILSRDYMTLKLWDLNMNSGPVSTFQVHEHLRPKLCDLYENDSIFDKFECCLSGDGLRVATGSYGNIFRVFGCTPGSMEATTLEASRNPMRRQIENPARPTRTLASFTCGVRRGGENQGVDANGNSFDFSTKLLHLAWHPTENSIACAAANSLYMYYA; encoded by the exons ATGGATCCCCCAGGCCCCGGCGACGAAGGCGAGGCGACGCAGCCGCAGCCGCTGGAGTGGCGGTTCGCCCAGGTCTTCGGCGAGCGTGCCGCGGGCGAGGACGTCCAGGAAG TTGACATCATCTCTGCAATTGAATTTGATAAATCTGGTGATCATCTTGCCACTGGTGATAAAGGAGGACGCGTGGTTTTATTTGAAAGGACAGATGCACGGGAT AATGCCAGCCGGAGAGAACTGGAGAGACAAGATGTTCCAGTTACTAGACACCCAGAGTTCCGCTACAAAACAGAATTTCAGAGTCATGAACCTGAG TTTGACTACCTGAAAAGTTTGGAAATAGAGGAAAAGATCAACAAGATTAAGTGGTGCCAGACAGCCAACAATGCTCTATCCCTTTTGTCTACAAatgataaaacaataaaatactggAAG GTTCAAGAGAAGAAAGTAAAACGAGTTGCAGTAATGAATTTGGACAGTTCCCAAAATGTAGGAAGTAGTACCACTGCTATTGCAAGTACCAGTAGTTATAAGGCACCTCTTCCAAATGGTGGATGCTCTGATAAGTTTGATTGTGTGAATAATGATCTCTCCTTTCCACCTGGAGGCTACCCATCACTGCGTTTGCCAGTG GTTACCAGTCTAGAAGCAAACCCTGTTGCTAGATGTCGACGTGTATTTGCTCACGCACACGATTACCATATAAATTCTATTTCAAATAATAG TGATGGTGAGACATTCATATCAGCAGATGATCTCCGAATAAATTTATGGAACTTGGAAATAAACAGCCAGAGCTTTAACATTGTTGATGTGAAGCCTACAAACATGGAAGATCTAACAG AGGTGATTACATGTGCGGAGTTCCATCCATCCCATTGTAATACACTGGCCTATAGTAGTTCAAAGGGTTCTATCCGCCTTATTGATCTACGTCAATCAGCACTGTGTGACAACCATTCCAAAAT ATTTGAGGAACATGAAGCACCTGGATCAAGATCCTTCTTTACGGAAATTATTGCATCAATTTCTGATTTAAAGTTTTCAAGGAATGGTAGATATATTCTTAGCCGTGATTATATGACTCTCAAG CTATGGGATCTAAACATGAATTCAGGCCCTGTTTCAACCTTCCAAGTCCATGAACATTTGAGACCTAAG CTCTGCGATCTGTATGAGAATGACTCAATTTTCGACAAGTTTGAGTGTTGTCTTAGTGGGGATGGACTTCGTGTTGCAACTGGTTCTTATGG TAATATATTTCGTGTTTTTGGTTGTACTCCTGGAAGCATGGAGGCAACAACTTTGGAAGCAAGTAGGAATCCAATGAG GCGTCAGATTGAAAATCCAGCAAGGCCCACACGGACACTAGCTTCTTTTACCTGTGGTGTCCGGAGAG GTGGAGAAAATCAAGGCGTTGATGCTAATGGGAATTCATTTGACTTCTCAACAAAGCTGCTCCACCTCGCATGGCACCCGACCGAGAATTCCATTGCATGTGCTGCTGCAAATAGCTTGTATATGTATTATGCGTAG